One Dysosmobacter welbionis DNA segment encodes these proteins:
- the gltA gene encoding NADPH-dependent glutamate synthase, whose amino-acid sequence MANMSLKKNPMPSQEPDVRNKNFDEVALGYTEEMAIDEAKRCLNCKNPKCVNGCPVNVHIPEFIAKVAEGKFDEAFGVITSTNSLPAICGRVCPQENQCEGQCIRGIKGEPVGIGRLERFVADYHNTHGHQGGAPVVPESNGHKVAVVGSGPAGLTCAGDLARKGYDVTVFEALHQVGGVLVYGIPEFRLPKAIVAKEVARLEHFGVKIMTDTVVGRTITVDELMDEMGFEAVFIGSGAGLPMFMNIPGVNYKGVLSANEFLTRINLMKAYLPDSDTPLIHPKKVAVVGGGNVAMDAARCAKRLGAEVYVVYRRGMEELPARREEVEHAEEEGIIFKTLCNPVEVLADENDDVKGIRCIRMELGEPDASGRRRPIEVPGSEFDVDVDCVIMALGTSPNPLIKSTTKGLEINKKGGIVVNEDGLTSRENVYAGGDAVTGAATVILAMGAGKTAAKAIDEALSKK is encoded by the coding sequence ATGGCCAATATGTCTTTGAAGAAGAATCCCATGCCCTCTCAGGAGCCCGATGTCCGCAACAAGAACTTCGACGAGGTGGCCCTGGGCTATACTGAGGAAATGGCCATCGACGAGGCCAAGCGCTGCCTGAACTGCAAGAACCCCAAGTGCGTGAACGGCTGCCCCGTGAACGTACATATTCCCGAGTTCATCGCCAAGGTGGCGGAAGGCAAGTTTGACGAGGCCTTCGGCGTCATCACCTCCACCAACAGCCTGCCCGCCATCTGCGGCCGTGTCTGCCCCCAGGAGAACCAGTGCGAGGGCCAGTGCATCCGGGGCATCAAGGGTGAGCCCGTGGGCATCGGCCGTCTGGAGCGGTTTGTGGCGGACTATCACAATACCCACGGCCATCAGGGCGGCGCTCCCGTCGTGCCGGAGAGCAACGGCCACAAGGTAGCTGTGGTAGGCTCCGGCCCTGCGGGCCTGACCTGTGCCGGCGATCTGGCCCGGAAGGGGTATGACGTCACCGTGTTCGAGGCGCTGCACCAGGTTGGCGGCGTGCTGGTGTACGGCATCCCGGAGTTCCGTCTGCCCAAGGCCATTGTGGCCAAGGAGGTGGCCCGGCTGGAACACTTCGGCGTGAAGATCATGACCGATACCGTGGTGGGCCGCACCATCACCGTGGACGAGCTGATGGATGAGATGGGTTTTGAGGCCGTGTTCATCGGCTCCGGCGCCGGCCTGCCTATGTTCATGAACATCCCCGGCGTCAACTACAAGGGCGTGCTGTCCGCCAACGAGTTCCTGACCCGCATCAACCTGATGAAGGCATACCTGCCCGATTCCGACACGCCCCTCATCCATCCCAAGAAGGTGGCCGTCGTAGGCGGCGGCAACGTGGCCATGGACGCCGCCCGGTGCGCCAAGCGCCTGGGTGCAGAGGTCTATGTTGTGTACCGCCGCGGCATGGAGGAGCTGCCCGCCCGCCGTGAAGAGGTGGAGCACGCCGAGGAGGAAGGCATCATCTTCAAGACTCTCTGCAACCCGGTGGAGGTGCTGGCGGACGAGAACGACGATGTGAAGGGAATCCGCTGCATCCGGATGGAACTGGGCGAGCCCGATGCCTCCGGCCGCCGCCGTCCCATCGAGGTCCCCGGCAGTGAGTTCGACGTGGACGTGGACTGCGTTATTATGGCCCTGGGCACCAGCCCCAACCCCCTGATCAAGTCCACCACCAAGGGCCTGGAAATCAACAAGAAGGGCGGCATCGTGGTGAACGAGGACGGTCTCACCTCCCGCGAGAATGTCTATGCCGGCGGCGACGCCGTCACCGGTGCTGCCACCGTCATCCTGGCCATGGGCGCCGGCAAGACCGCGGCTAAGGCCATCGACGAGGCGTTGAGCAAGAAGTAA
- a CDS encoding zinc-ribbon domain-containing protein produces MAYCRKCGALIDDYAAVCPKCGTPQNGGPNNPPPAADNGGFLWGLLGCCIPIAGLILFLVWKDTKPRTAKAAGIGALVCVIAYVLMYVAAAVLGISAAVYAY; encoded by the coding sequence ATGGCTTATTGCAGAAAATGTGGTGCATTGATCGATGACTATGCGGCGGTCTGCCCGAAATGCGGCACACCTCAGAACGGAGGACCGAATAATCCTCCACCGGCAGCGGACAACGGCGGCTTCCTGTGGGGGCTTCTGGGCTGCTGTATTCCCATTGCAGGATTGATCTTGTTCCTGGTATGGAAGGATACCAAGCCCCGGACTGCCAAGGCGGCGGGCATCGGCGCCCTGGTGTGCGTGATCGCCTATGTACTGATGTACGTTGCGGCGGCGGTTCTGGGCATCAGCGCAGCGGTGTATGCCTA